A stretch of Lagopus muta isolate bLagMut1 chromosome 9, bLagMut1 primary, whole genome shotgun sequence DNA encodes these proteins:
- the EIF4G1 gene encoding eukaryotic translation initiation factor 4 gamma 1 isoform X4, producing the protein MNKAPQPTGGAPTAPHPAPSPGLPQSAFPPGQTAPVIFNPTPTSQMNTPSQPRQFPAGPRAIHQQHFYQNRAQPPASASRVQSNTTARPGPPAHVYPAASQVMMIPSQISYTPSQGAYYIPGQGRSTYVVPTQQYPVQPGAPSFYPGASPTEFGTYAGAYYPAQGVQQFPAGVPTAQVIVSQQPPIPPKRERKTIRIRDPNQGGKDITEEIMSGARTSSTPTPPQAGSGLEPQANGETPHVAVIVRPDDRPKPALVVSKPVSLEPSKSASPSPPPPLIPEVEPVVMSTVTLVPMEPPVEADTKVELGEAPPDLHQTFSAITTVPGAGELPLVPPPDMDTAAVVEEEVAEEEEEVAIPLLEPTLQAPALPEVPSVPAAPLMPAVPPVPAAPSPPLVVPPVPEALAKPASPSPPPPQEEPCSEPVAEPAAEANGVLEEVPEPLPEAPVCQPVLAPVSEPAPVPAPAPTLESPIVQPEELPLPNGMEGSSKAEPSEEQPESDVSPISEPEEPAQPGTPTSPPAEEEEEESEGPAEAQERSSSPAPAPSQTLEATVQVAVSVPKKKRRMKELNKKEAVGDLLDAFKESQISDSASEVENKPPPPMPARETEDAAPARPQEESEETWEEKEDKLAPEKGKAGDQKYRYKEEQWKPLNPEEKKRYDREFLLGFQFIFASMQKPEGLPQITDVVLDKPCVPSQANKTPLRALDPIRLSGMNCSPDFTPSFANLGRPVMGNRGLPSGLGPRRSQQTQRKEPRKIIATVSLNEDVKLNKAEKAWKPSSKRASEEEDPENIKTQELLRRVRSILNKLTPQMFQQLMKQVMELSIDTEERLKGVIDLVFEKAISEPNFSVAYANMCRCLMGLKVPTTDKPTVTVNFRKLLLNRCQKEFEKDKDDDEIFEKRQKEMDDASAPEEKARMKDELEEARDKARRRSLGNIKFIGELFKLKMLTEAIMHDCVVKLLKNHDEESLECLCRLLTTIGKDLDFEKAKPRMDQYFNQMEKIIKEKKTSSRIRFMLQDVIDLRRNSWVPRRGDQGPKTIDQIHKEAEMEEHREHIKVQQLMSKDKRRGPPGPSISGGRSSLVADDGWNTVPISKGNRPIDTTRLTKITKPGLIDSNNQLFAPGGRLSWGKGSSGGSGAKPADSASDSGRPATSTLNRFSALQQSTPAESPESRRVVQRGSSSRDRSEKAGDRGDRESRSEKSSDRLERPDRGERGERNRSAVTKRSFSKETEDRSREREKQSGPETVRKTASMSEERDRSRETIKQEPAPPAASPKPMLSEEELEKKSKAIIEEYLHINDMKEALQCVQELGSPSLLYVFVRNGIESTLERSTISREHMGVLLCHLVKAGTLSKEQYYKGLREILEIAEDMEIDIPHIWLYLAELITPILQEEGIPMEELFREITKPLVPLGKATTLLVEVLGLLCKGMSQKTAGKLWRDGGLSWKEFLPEDQDVNKFVTEQKLEYTMGDNSDTPSCKELTSEELCKQMDKLLKENSNNQRIYDWIEANLSEQHVSSNTFIRALMTSVCHSAIIFENPYRVDALVIRNRAKLLQKYMRDEQKELQALYALQALVVKLDQPPNLLRMFFDALYDEDVIKEEAFYKWESSKDPAEQQGKGVALKSVTAFFTWLREAEDESDNN; encoded by the exons GGTCGTTCCACATACGTTGTCCCAACACAGCAGTACCCGGTCCAGCCCGGTGCCCCTAGTTTTTACCCTGGAGCCAGCCCCACAGAGTTCGGAACTTACG CGGGTGCTTATTACCCGGCCCAGGGGGTGCAGCAGTTCCCGGCGGGGGTCCCCACTGCTCAGGTGATTGTGAGCCAGCAGCCACCGATCCCCCCAAAACGAGAGCGCAAGACG ATCCGGATACGAGACCCCAACCAAGGTGGCAAAGacatcactgaagaaataatGTCTGGAGCAAGGACCTCATCtacccccacccctccccag GCTGGAAGCGGTTTGGAACCCCAGGCCAATGGAGAAACCCCTCATGTAGCAGTTATTGTCCGGCCAG ATGACCGCCCAAAGCCTGCGCTGGTGGTGAGCAAACCCGTCTCCCTGGAGCCCAGCAAGTCAGCGTCCCCGTCGCCTCCCCCTCCCCTCATCCCTGAGGTGGAGCCCGTGGTGATGTCAACTGTGACGCTGGTGCCAATGGAGCCCCCCGTGGAAGCGGACACTAAAGTGGAGCTGGGCGAGGCGCCGCCCGACCTGCACCAGACGTTTAGCGCTATCACTACAGTGCCAGGGGCTGGGGAGCTGCCCCTCGTGCCCCCACCTGACATGGACACGGCGGctgtggtggaggaggaggtggcagaggaggaggaagaggttGCGATTCCTCTCCTGGAGCCCACATTGCAGGCGCCCGCCCTGCCTGAGGTGCCATCGGTGCCTGCTGCCCCCCTCATGCCAGCCGTGCCCCCGGTGCCAGCTGCGCCATCGCCGCCGCTCGTTGTCCCACCGGTCCCTGAAGCACTCGCCAAACCCGCCTCTCCCAGCCCCCCGCCACCCCAGGAAGAGCCCTGCTCTGAGCCTGTCGCCGAGCCTGCTGCTGAGGCCAATGGGGTCTTAGAGGAGGTGCCCGAGCCGCTCCCCGAGGCACCCGTGTGCCAGCCGGTGCTCGCGCCCGTATCGGAGCCTGCCCCAGTGCCCGCCCCAGCTCCCACCCTGGAATCCCCCATTGTGCAGCCTGAAGAGCTGCCCTTGCCCAATGGGATGGAGGGCTCCAGCAAAGCGGAGCCAAGCGAGGAGCAGCCTGAGTCGGATGTCAGCCCCATCTCGGAGCCCGAGGAGCCAGCGCAGCCTGGcacccccacctcccccccagcagaggaggaagaagaagagagcGAAGGCCCTGCTGAGGCCCAGGAGCGGAGCTCAAGTCCGGCCCCTGCCCCGTCGCAGACCTTGGAGGCGACTGTGCAAG TTGCTGTGTCGGTGCCAAAGAAAAAGCGAAGGATGAAGGAGCTGAACAAGAAGGAGGCAGTAGGCGATTTGCTGGATGCCTTTAAAGAG TCTCAGATCAGCGACAGTGCCTCAGAAGTGGAAAACAAGCCTCCCCCTCCCATGCCTGCCCGTGAAACAGAGGACGCAGCCCCCGCCCGTCCCCAGGAGGAGTCGGAGGAGACgtgggaggagaaggaggacaAGCTGGCCCCAGAGAAGGGCAAGGCTGGGGACCAGAAGTACCGCTACAAGGAAG AGCAGTGGAAGCCATTGAATCCTGAGGAGAAGAAGCGGTATGACCGGGAGTTCCTGCTGGGCTTCCAGTTCATCTTTGCCAGCATGCAGAAACCTGAGGGGCTGCCCCAGATCACAGATGTGGTCCTGGACAAG CCCTGTGTACCTTCGCAGGCCAACAAGACCCCATTGCGGGCACTCGACCCCATCCGCCTCAGCGGCATGAACTGCAGCCCTGACTTCACCCCCTCCTTTGCCAACCTTGGGCGGCCTGTCATGGGCAACCGGGGCCTG CCCTCAGGGTTGGGTCCTCGCCGCTCGCAGCAGACTCAGAGGAAGGAACCCCGTAAAATCATTGCCACTGTGTCCCTCAATGAGGATGTCAAGCTGAACAAGGCTGAGAAGGCCTGGAAACCCAGCAGCAAGCGTGCCTCTGAGGAGGAGGATCCTGAGAACATCAAGACACAG GAACTGCTTCGCCGCGTCCGCAGTATCCTCAACAAGTTGACACCCCAGATGTTCCAGCAGTTGATGAAGCAGGTGATGGAGTTGTCCATCGACACGGAGGAGAGACTCAAGGGTGTCATTGACCTTGTCTTCGAGAAAGCCATCTCGGAGCCAAACTTCTCTGTTGCCTACGCTAACATGTGCCGTTGCCTTATGGGG CTCAAAGTGCCCACGACAGACAAGCCCACAGTGACTGTGAACTTCCGCAAGCTGCTGCTCAACCGCTGCCAGAAGGAGTTTGAGAAGGACAAGGATGACGACGAGATCTTTGAGAAGCGGCAGAAAGAAATGGACGATGCCAGTGCT CCTGAAGAGAAGGCACGCATGAAGGACGAGCTGGAGGAGGCGCGGGACAAAGCCCGAAGGCGGTCCCTGGGTAACATCAAGTTCATTGGAGAGCTCTTCAAACTGAAGATGCTGACAGAGGCCATCATGCATGACTGCGTGGTGAAGCTGCTCAAAAACCATGACGAGGAGTCTCTTGAGTGCCTTTGCCGCCTGCTTACAACCATTGGCAAGGATTTGGACTTTGAGAAGGCCAAG CCCAGAATGGACCAGTACTTCAACCAGATGGAGAAAATCATCAAGGAGAAGAAGACATCATCCCGAATCCGTTTTATGCTGCAGGATGTGATTGATCTCAGGCGG AATAGCTGGGTACCACGGCGAGGAGATCAGGGACCCAAAACCATCGACCAGATCCACAAAGAGGCAGAGATGGAGGAGCATCGGGAACACATCAAAGTGCAGCAGCTCATGTCAAAAGACAAAAGGAGAGGACCTCCTGGACCATCTATCAGCG GTGGACGCAGTAGCCTGGTTGCAGATGACGGCTGGAACACTGTGCCCATCAGCAAGGGCAATCGGCCTATCGACACCACCCGGCTAACGAAAATcaccaag CCTGGATTGATCGACTCCAACAACCAGCTCTTTGCACCAGGCGGGCGGCTGAGCTGGGGCAAGGGCAGTAGCGGAGGGTCTGGCGCAAAGCCTGCAGATTCAG CATCTGATTCAGGGCGACCGGCCACAAGCACCTTGAACCGCTTCTCAGCACTCCAGCAGTCCACCCCTGCCGAGAGCCCGGAGTCCCGTCGCGTGGTGCAGAG GGGCAGCTCTAGCCGCGACAGGTCAGAAAAggctggggacagaggggacCGGGAGTCAcgttcagagaagagcagtgaccGTCTGGAGCGTCCTGATCGGGGAGAGCGGGGAGAGAGGAACAGGTCTGCCGTCACCAAGAGGAGCTTCAGCAAAGAGACAGAGGACAGGAGCAGAGAACGGGAAAAGCAGAGTGGCCCTGAGACTGTGCGCAAGACTGCTAGCATGTCAGAGGAACGGGACAGGAGCCGAGAGACGA TTAAACAAGAGCCAGCACCTCCTGCGGCATCACCCAAACCCATGCTGtcagaggaggagctggagaagAAATCTAAGGCGATCATAGAGGAATATCTGCACATCAATGATATGAAG GAAGCcctgcagtgtgtgcaggagctgggcagcccCTCCTTGCTCTATGTCTTCGTGCGGAATGGCATCGAGTCCACGCTTGAGCGGAGTACGATCTCCCGCGAGCACATGGGGGTCCTGCTGTGCCACCTGGTGAAGGCTGGCACGCTCTCCAAGGAGCAGTACTATAAAGG GCTGCGGGAAATCCTGGAGATTGCGGAAGACATGGAGATCGACATCCCACATATCTGGCTGTATCTCGCAGAGCTCATAACACCTATCCTGCAAGAGGAAGGTATCCCCATGGAGGAGCTGTTCAG GGAGATAACAAAGCCCCTGGTGCCCCTTGGGAAAGCCACCACACTGCTGGTCGAGGTGCTGGGCTTATTGTGCAAAGGCATG AGCCAGAAGACCGCGGGCAAGCTGTGGCGGGACGGGGGCCTGAGCTGGAAGGAATTCCTGCCTGAGGACCAGGATGTCAACAAATTTGTCACAGAGCAG AAATTGGAGTACACAATGGGGGACAACTCGGACACGCCAAGCTGCAAGGAGCTAACCTCAGAGGAGCTGTGCAAACAAATGGACAAACTGCTGAAGGAGAACTCGAACAACCAAAGAATATATGACTGGATTGAG gcCAACCTAAGTGAGCAGCATGTCTCATCCAACACATTTATCAGGGCCCTGATGACATCCGTGTGCCATTCAGCCATCATCT TTGAGAACCCATACCGTGTGGATGCCCTGGTCATCCGCAACCGGGccaagctgctgcagaagtACATGCGAGATGAGCAGAAGGAGCTTCAGGCACTGTACGCCTTGCAAGCTTTGGTGGTGAAGTTGGACCAGCCTCCAA ACCTGCTGCGGATGTTCTTCGATGCTCTCTATGATGAGGACGTCATCAAGGAGGAGGCCTTCTACAAGTGGGAGTCCAGCAAGGACCCAGCCGAGCAGCAGGGCAAAGGGGTGGCCCTGAAATCAGTGACAGCATTTTTCACCTGGCTCCGGGAAGCAGAGGATGAGTCGGACAACAACTGA
- the EIF4G1 gene encoding eukaryotic translation initiation factor 4 gamma 1 isoform X6, producing MSWVGWSQVAPPQHFYQNRAQPPASASRVQSNTTARPGPPAHVYPAASQVMMIPSQISYTPSQGAYYIPGQGRSTYVVPTQQYPVQPGAPSFYPGASPTEFGTYAGAYYPAQGVQQFPAGVPTAQVIVSQQPPIPPKRERKTIRIRDPNQGGKDITEEIMSGARTSSTPTPPQAGSGLEPQANGETPHVAVIVRPDDRPKPALVVSKPVSLEPSKSASPSPPPPLIPEVEPVVMSTVTLVPMEPPVEADTKVELGEAPPDLHQTFSAITTVPGAGELPLVPPPDMDTAAVVEEEVAEEEEEVAIPLLEPTLQAPALPEVPSVPAAPLMPAVPPVPAAPSPPLVVPPVPEALAKPASPSPPPPQEEPCSEPVAEPAAEANGVLEEVPEPLPEAPVCQPVLAPVSEPAPVPAPAPTLESPIVQPEELPLPNGMEGSSKAEPSEEQPESDVSPISEPEEPAQPGTPTSPPAEEEEEESEGPAEAQERSSSPAPAPSQTLEATVQVAVSVPKKKRRMKELNKKEAVGDLLDAFKESQISDSASEVENKPPPPMPARETEDAAPARPQEESEETWEEKEDKLAPEKGKAGDQKYRYKEEQWKPLNPEEKKRYDREFLLGFQFIFASMQKPEGLPQITDVVLDKPCVPSQANKTPLRALDPIRLSGMNCSPDFTPSFANLGRPVMGNRGLPSGLGPRRSQQTQRKEPRKIIATVSLNEDVKLNKAEKAWKPSSKRASEEEDPENIKTQELLRRVRSILNKLTPQMFQQLMKQVMELSIDTEERLKGVIDLVFEKAISEPNFSVAYANMCRCLMGLKVPTTDKPTVTVNFRKLLLNRCQKEFEKDKDDDEIFEKRQKEMDDASAPEEKARMKDELEEARDKARRRSLGNIKFIGELFKLKMLTEAIMHDCVVKLLKNHDEESLECLCRLLTTIGKDLDFEKAKPRMDQYFNQMEKIIKEKKTSSRIRFMLQDVIDLRRNSWVPRRGDQGPKTIDQIHKEAEMEEHREHIKVQQLMSKDKRRGPPGPSISGGRSSLVADDGWNTVPISKGNRPIDTTRLTKITKPGLIDSNNQLFAPGGRLSWGKGSSGGSGAKPADSASDSGRPATSTLNRFSALQQSTPAESPESRRVVQRGSSSRDRSEKAGDRGDRESRSEKSSDRLERPDRGERGERNRSAVTKRSFSKETEDRSREREKQSGPETVRKTASMSEERDRSRETIKQEPAPPAASPKPMLSEEELEKKSKAIIEEYLHINDMKEALQCVQELGSPSLLYVFVRNGIESTLERSTISREHMGVLLCHLVKAGTLSKEQYYKGLREILEIAEDMEIDIPHIWLYLAELITPILQEEGIPMEELFREITKPLVPLGKATTLLVEVLGLLCKGMSQKTAGKLWRDGGLSWKEFLPEDQDVNKFVTEQKLEYTMGDNSDTPSCKELTSEELCKQMDKLLKENSNNQRIYDWIEANLSEQHVSSNTFIRALMTSVCHSAIIFENPYRVDALVIRNRAKLLQKYMRDEQKELQALYALQALVVKLDQPPNLLRMFFDALYDEDVIKEEAFYKWESSKDPAEQQGKGVALKSVTAFFTWLREAEDESDNN from the exons GGTCGTTCCACATACGTTGTCCCAACACAGCAGTACCCGGTCCAGCCCGGTGCCCCTAGTTTTTACCCTGGAGCCAGCCCCACAGAGTTCGGAACTTACG CGGGTGCTTATTACCCGGCCCAGGGGGTGCAGCAGTTCCCGGCGGGGGTCCCCACTGCTCAGGTGATTGTGAGCCAGCAGCCACCGATCCCCCCAAAACGAGAGCGCAAGACG ATCCGGATACGAGACCCCAACCAAGGTGGCAAAGacatcactgaagaaataatGTCTGGAGCAAGGACCTCATCtacccccacccctccccag GCTGGAAGCGGTTTGGAACCCCAGGCCAATGGAGAAACCCCTCATGTAGCAGTTATTGTCCGGCCAG ATGACCGCCCAAAGCCTGCGCTGGTGGTGAGCAAACCCGTCTCCCTGGAGCCCAGCAAGTCAGCGTCCCCGTCGCCTCCCCCTCCCCTCATCCCTGAGGTGGAGCCCGTGGTGATGTCAACTGTGACGCTGGTGCCAATGGAGCCCCCCGTGGAAGCGGACACTAAAGTGGAGCTGGGCGAGGCGCCGCCCGACCTGCACCAGACGTTTAGCGCTATCACTACAGTGCCAGGGGCTGGGGAGCTGCCCCTCGTGCCCCCACCTGACATGGACACGGCGGctgtggtggaggaggaggtggcagaggaggaggaagaggttGCGATTCCTCTCCTGGAGCCCACATTGCAGGCGCCCGCCCTGCCTGAGGTGCCATCGGTGCCTGCTGCCCCCCTCATGCCAGCCGTGCCCCCGGTGCCAGCTGCGCCATCGCCGCCGCTCGTTGTCCCACCGGTCCCTGAAGCACTCGCCAAACCCGCCTCTCCCAGCCCCCCGCCACCCCAGGAAGAGCCCTGCTCTGAGCCTGTCGCCGAGCCTGCTGCTGAGGCCAATGGGGTCTTAGAGGAGGTGCCCGAGCCGCTCCCCGAGGCACCCGTGTGCCAGCCGGTGCTCGCGCCCGTATCGGAGCCTGCCCCAGTGCCCGCCCCAGCTCCCACCCTGGAATCCCCCATTGTGCAGCCTGAAGAGCTGCCCTTGCCCAATGGGATGGAGGGCTCCAGCAAAGCGGAGCCAAGCGAGGAGCAGCCTGAGTCGGATGTCAGCCCCATCTCGGAGCCCGAGGAGCCAGCGCAGCCTGGcacccccacctcccccccagcagaggaggaagaagaagagagcGAAGGCCCTGCTGAGGCCCAGGAGCGGAGCTCAAGTCCGGCCCCTGCCCCGTCGCAGACCTTGGAGGCGACTGTGCAAG TTGCTGTGTCGGTGCCAAAGAAAAAGCGAAGGATGAAGGAGCTGAACAAGAAGGAGGCAGTAGGCGATTTGCTGGATGCCTTTAAAGAG TCTCAGATCAGCGACAGTGCCTCAGAAGTGGAAAACAAGCCTCCCCCTCCCATGCCTGCCCGTGAAACAGAGGACGCAGCCCCCGCCCGTCCCCAGGAGGAGTCGGAGGAGACgtgggaggagaaggaggacaAGCTGGCCCCAGAGAAGGGCAAGGCTGGGGACCAGAAGTACCGCTACAAGGAAG AGCAGTGGAAGCCATTGAATCCTGAGGAGAAGAAGCGGTATGACCGGGAGTTCCTGCTGGGCTTCCAGTTCATCTTTGCCAGCATGCAGAAACCTGAGGGGCTGCCCCAGATCACAGATGTGGTCCTGGACAAG CCCTGTGTACCTTCGCAGGCCAACAAGACCCCATTGCGGGCACTCGACCCCATCCGCCTCAGCGGCATGAACTGCAGCCCTGACTTCACCCCCTCCTTTGCCAACCTTGGGCGGCCTGTCATGGGCAACCGGGGCCTG CCCTCAGGGTTGGGTCCTCGCCGCTCGCAGCAGACTCAGAGGAAGGAACCCCGTAAAATCATTGCCACTGTGTCCCTCAATGAGGATGTCAAGCTGAACAAGGCTGAGAAGGCCTGGAAACCCAGCAGCAAGCGTGCCTCTGAGGAGGAGGATCCTGAGAACATCAAGACACAG GAACTGCTTCGCCGCGTCCGCAGTATCCTCAACAAGTTGACACCCCAGATGTTCCAGCAGTTGATGAAGCAGGTGATGGAGTTGTCCATCGACACGGAGGAGAGACTCAAGGGTGTCATTGACCTTGTCTTCGAGAAAGCCATCTCGGAGCCAAACTTCTCTGTTGCCTACGCTAACATGTGCCGTTGCCTTATGGGG CTCAAAGTGCCCACGACAGACAAGCCCACAGTGACTGTGAACTTCCGCAAGCTGCTGCTCAACCGCTGCCAGAAGGAGTTTGAGAAGGACAAGGATGACGACGAGATCTTTGAGAAGCGGCAGAAAGAAATGGACGATGCCAGTGCT CCTGAAGAGAAGGCACGCATGAAGGACGAGCTGGAGGAGGCGCGGGACAAAGCCCGAAGGCGGTCCCTGGGTAACATCAAGTTCATTGGAGAGCTCTTCAAACTGAAGATGCTGACAGAGGCCATCATGCATGACTGCGTGGTGAAGCTGCTCAAAAACCATGACGAGGAGTCTCTTGAGTGCCTTTGCCGCCTGCTTACAACCATTGGCAAGGATTTGGACTTTGAGAAGGCCAAG CCCAGAATGGACCAGTACTTCAACCAGATGGAGAAAATCATCAAGGAGAAGAAGACATCATCCCGAATCCGTTTTATGCTGCAGGATGTGATTGATCTCAGGCGG AATAGCTGGGTACCACGGCGAGGAGATCAGGGACCCAAAACCATCGACCAGATCCACAAAGAGGCAGAGATGGAGGAGCATCGGGAACACATCAAAGTGCAGCAGCTCATGTCAAAAGACAAAAGGAGAGGACCTCCTGGACCATCTATCAGCG GTGGACGCAGTAGCCTGGTTGCAGATGACGGCTGGAACACTGTGCCCATCAGCAAGGGCAATCGGCCTATCGACACCACCCGGCTAACGAAAATcaccaag CCTGGATTGATCGACTCCAACAACCAGCTCTTTGCACCAGGCGGGCGGCTGAGCTGGGGCAAGGGCAGTAGCGGAGGGTCTGGCGCAAAGCCTGCAGATTCAG CATCTGATTCAGGGCGACCGGCCACAAGCACCTTGAACCGCTTCTCAGCACTCCAGCAGTCCACCCCTGCCGAGAGCCCGGAGTCCCGTCGCGTGGTGCAGAG GGGCAGCTCTAGCCGCGACAGGTCAGAAAAggctggggacagaggggacCGGGAGTCAcgttcagagaagagcagtgaccGTCTGGAGCGTCCTGATCGGGGAGAGCGGGGAGAGAGGAACAGGTCTGCCGTCACCAAGAGGAGCTTCAGCAAAGAGACAGAGGACAGGAGCAGAGAACGGGAAAAGCAGAGTGGCCCTGAGACTGTGCGCAAGACTGCTAGCATGTCAGAGGAACGGGACAGGAGCCGAGAGACGA TTAAACAAGAGCCAGCACCTCCTGCGGCATCACCCAAACCCATGCTGtcagaggaggagctggagaagAAATCTAAGGCGATCATAGAGGAATATCTGCACATCAATGATATGAAG GAAGCcctgcagtgtgtgcaggagctgggcagcccCTCCTTGCTCTATGTCTTCGTGCGGAATGGCATCGAGTCCACGCTTGAGCGGAGTACGATCTCCCGCGAGCACATGGGGGTCCTGCTGTGCCACCTGGTGAAGGCTGGCACGCTCTCCAAGGAGCAGTACTATAAAGG GCTGCGGGAAATCCTGGAGATTGCGGAAGACATGGAGATCGACATCCCACATATCTGGCTGTATCTCGCAGAGCTCATAACACCTATCCTGCAAGAGGAAGGTATCCCCATGGAGGAGCTGTTCAG GGAGATAACAAAGCCCCTGGTGCCCCTTGGGAAAGCCACCACACTGCTGGTCGAGGTGCTGGGCTTATTGTGCAAAGGCATG AGCCAGAAGACCGCGGGCAAGCTGTGGCGGGACGGGGGCCTGAGCTGGAAGGAATTCCTGCCTGAGGACCAGGATGTCAACAAATTTGTCACAGAGCAG AAATTGGAGTACACAATGGGGGACAACTCGGACACGCCAAGCTGCAAGGAGCTAACCTCAGAGGAGCTGTGCAAACAAATGGACAAACTGCTGAAGGAGAACTCGAACAACCAAAGAATATATGACTGGATTGAG gcCAACCTAAGTGAGCAGCATGTCTCATCCAACACATTTATCAGGGCCCTGATGACATCCGTGTGCCATTCAGCCATCATCT TTGAGAACCCATACCGTGTGGATGCCCTGGTCATCCGCAACCGGGccaagctgctgcagaagtACATGCGAGATGAGCAGAAGGAGCTTCAGGCACTGTACGCCTTGCAAGCTTTGGTGGTGAAGTTGGACCAGCCTCCAA ACCTGCTGCGGATGTTCTTCGATGCTCTCTATGATGAGGACGTCATCAAGGAGGAGGCCTTCTACAAGTGGGAGTCCAGCAAGGACCCAGCCGAGCAGCAGGGCAAAGGGGTGGCCCTGAAATCAGTGACAGCATTTTTCACCTGGCTCCGGGAAGCAGAGGATGAGTCGGACAACAACTGA